The following proteins are encoded in a genomic region of Alnus glutinosa chromosome 8, dhAlnGlut1.1, whole genome shotgun sequence:
- the LOC133875089 gene encoding uncharacterized protein LOC133875089, producing the protein MGYYLADGIYPQLATFVKTISSPQGNRRKHFAAAQESARKDVERAFEVLQTRFAIVRGPAQFFYPEMLKDIMIGCVILHNMIVEHEWNNNGAEDFEYEQFNQPLETVTSGLTNDFKEFIQSHHCIRDTETHS; encoded by the coding sequence ATGGGATACTATCTCGCTGATGGCATATATCCGCAATTAGCAACATTTGTAAAAACAATTTCATCTCCTCAAGGGAATAGGAGAAAGCACTTTGCTGCAGCCCAAGAGTCGGCAAGGAAGGATGTGGAGCGTGCCTTCGAAGTACTTCAAACACGATTTGCAATAGTGCGTGGGCCTGCACAATTTTTTTACCCTGAAATGCTCAAAGACATTATGATAGGATGTGTAATTTTACATAATATGATTGTTGAACATGAGTGGAATAACAATGGAGCAGAAGACTTTGAGTATGAACAATTCAACCAACCACTTGAAACAGTGACCTCTGGGCTTACAAATGACTTTAAGGAGTTCATTCAAAGCCATCATTGTATTAGAGATACGGAAACTCATTCTTAA